A stretch of Geomonas oryzisoli DNA encodes these proteins:
- a CDS encoding DUF3343 domain-containing protein: MIKDGDFVAIFNSIHRVMEAERLLKDKQLKILLIPAPRALAADCGLAIRYAEDVRGEVEGALAAAGLLPRDLYRKNGDSFVKIGDENEQA; the protein is encoded by the coding sequence GTGATAAAAGACGGAGATTTCGTGGCCATCTTCAATTCCATCCACCGCGTGATGGAGGCGGAACGGCTCTTGAAGGATAAACAGCTCAAAATACTGCTCATCCCGGCGCCGCGCGCTCTCGCCGCCGACTGCGGTCTGGCGATCAGGTACGCCGAGGACGTGCGGGGCGAGGTCGAGGGGGCTCTTGCCGCTGCAGGGCTTTTGCCGCGCGACCTGTACAGAAAAAACGGAGACAGCTTCGTGAAGATAGGAGACGAGAATGAACAAGCTTGA
- a CDS encoding glycosyltransferase family 4 protein: MKIVFLAPFGIRPKGTVIARMLPLAVGLQELGHEVVVVAPPYTNPEDSGKTEVVRGVKLRNILLGPKNKMLAVPSLAWRMLTAGLGERPDVIHLFKPKGYGGVAAMVHIGLQQIGLRLPPLFLDTDDWEGDGGMNELHGYSDLEKRFYRVQEQWITRRVAGVTVASRGLEQLVSGMEIPPSRILYLPNGVFDSRRGDGDATRAKLGIPLDAPVVLLYTRFFEFEQAKLHQIFHSIHQRVPNVRFLVVGKGRAGEENLLADAARQQGFFDALVMAGWVEPAELPSYLAAGNVAIYPFADNLVNRTKCPAKLTELLLAENAVVADRVGQLAEYIEDGHSGVLCDPRDFEEMAGKTVELLRDPIQRDRLGRAARSSLLQRFNWNSAARDLDLFYNRLISSLG; encoded by the coding sequence ATGAAAATAGTCTTCTTGGCGCCTTTCGGGATCCGTCCCAAGGGCACGGTCATAGCGCGAATGTTGCCACTGGCTGTCGGGCTGCAGGAGCTTGGGCACGAGGTGGTCGTTGTTGCCCCCCCCTATACCAACCCCGAAGATTCTGGAAAGACCGAGGTGGTGCGAGGGGTAAAACTGCGGAACATACTACTAGGCCCGAAAAACAAGATGCTGGCTGTGCCTTCCCTCGCATGGCGCATGTTGACGGCGGGATTGGGCGAGAGACCAGACGTAATCCATCTATTCAAGCCTAAAGGTTACGGTGGTGTCGCTGCAATGGTGCATATCGGCCTACAACAGATAGGGCTCAGGCTTCCCCCACTGTTCCTGGACACCGATGACTGGGAAGGGGACGGTGGCATGAATGAACTGCATGGCTACTCTGACTTGGAGAAGAGGTTCTATCGTGTTCAGGAACAGTGGATTACCAGGAGGGTGGCCGGTGTCACGGTGGCCAGTCGTGGGTTAGAGCAACTTGTTTCTGGAATGGAAATCCCGCCGTCGAGGATACTTTATCTCCCCAATGGCGTTTTCGATAGCCGGCGTGGCGATGGTGATGCTACCCGCGCTAAACTCGGCATTCCCCTTGACGCACCTGTTGTGCTACTGTACACCAGATTTTTCGAATTTGAGCAGGCGAAGTTGCATCAGATATTTCACAGCATTCATCAGCGGGTGCCTAATGTGCGTTTCTTGGTCGTGGGCAAAGGGCGCGCCGGGGAAGAGAATCTGCTGGCGGATGCTGCACGGCAACAGGGGTTTTTTGATGCGTTGGTAATGGCTGGTTGGGTCGAGCCAGCGGAGTTGCCTAGCTACCTGGCTGCGGGAAACGTGGCCATCTATCCATTTGCGGATAATTTAGTAAACCGCACGAAATGTCCGGCGAAGCTTACTGAACTTTTGTTGGCTGAGAACGCGGTTGTTGCTGACCGGGTAGGGCAGCTTGCCGAGTATATTGAAGATGGGCATTCCGGTGTCTTGTGTGACCCACGGGACTTCGAAGAGATGGCAGGCAAGACTGTCGAATTGCTCCGTGATCCCATCCAGCGTGACCGTCTGGGGCGGGCTGCGCGCTCGTCGCTGTTGCAGCGATTTAATTGGAACTCCGCTGCACGCGATCTGGACCTTTTTTATAACAGATTAATTTCCTCGCTTGGATAG
- a CDS encoding glycosyltransferase, whose protein sequence is MSRTDSEDDQQPVRVLHVLHDSRRSGVPAVAANLILALDRSTVTASALFAYEGIYSEELRARGVQVWSMGKRVPFLWRLNRFLMNFKLATLLGSFDVVHAHSVKCALHVIVAKALGATVIYHLHELPRTVGPLLRRAIATADCVVFCSNTCAAHYSAVPARSRRVLVNAVDPASFPPVVETPRRRIVMVASINKGKGQNLLLEAFSKLTQKDVELYFYGTTGLSAHGYVAGLKREVQTRGLAGRVFFPGPTADIRSVLKESTLLVHTSWKESFGMALVEAMASGVPVIAQDLEGMREVVVDGVTGYLVPPGDVEGLSGRISKLLDDPSLRSRFGAAGRALVQEKYNMESRVPEYVELCRDLYAGREMR, encoded by the coding sequence ATGTCACGCACTGATTCTGAGGATGACCAGCAGCCGGTGCGGGTCCTCCACGTCCTGCACGATTCCCGAAGAAGCGGGGTGCCTGCTGTCGCGGCCAATCTCATTCTTGCATTGGACCGTTCCACGGTAACGGCTTCAGCTCTGTTCGCTTACGAGGGGATCTACAGTGAGGAACTTCGGGCACGCGGTGTCCAGGTGTGGTCCATGGGGAAACGGGTTCCATTTCTCTGGAGATTGAACCGCTTTCTCATGAACTTCAAGTTGGCGACACTGCTTGGCTCCTTCGATGTCGTACATGCCCACAGCGTCAAATGCGCCTTGCATGTCATCGTGGCTAAGGCTCTCGGCGCAACCGTGATTTATCACCTGCATGAACTTCCACGCACCGTGGGGCCGCTTCTAAGACGAGCAATCGCCACGGCTGATTGTGTCGTCTTCTGCTCCAATACCTGTGCCGCTCACTACAGTGCCGTCCCGGCAAGGTCCCGGCGGGTGCTGGTCAACGCTGTTGATCCCGCCTCTTTTCCTCCCGTAGTCGAGACGCCGCGGCGTCGTATTGTCATGGTTGCCAGTATCAACAAGGGGAAGGGGCAGAACTTGTTGCTCGAGGCCTTCTCAAAGCTCACGCAAAAGGATGTGGAGCTTTATTTTTACGGGACAACTGGGCTCTCCGCCCACGGTTACGTGGCCGGCCTGAAACGCGAGGTGCAGACGCGGGGCCTGGCAGGAAGGGTATTCTTCCCTGGGCCGACCGCGGACATTCGATCTGTATTGAAAGAGAGCACCTTGCTCGTGCACACGTCGTGGAAAGAATCTTTCGGCATGGCCCTCGTTGAGGCCATGGCGTCGGGTGTACCGGTGATCGCTCAGGATTTGGAGGGGATGCGTGAGGTAGTTGTGGACGGGGTCACCGGTTATCTTGTGCCGCCTGGAGACGTAGAAGGCTTGAGCGGCCGCATCTCGAAACTCCTGGATGATCCCTCCCTCCGCAGCCGTTTTGGTGCTGCCGGGAGGGCTCTGGTCCAGGAGAAATATAATATGGAATCACGGGTTCCTGAATACGTAGAGCTCTGCCGTGATCTATACGCCGGGCGGGAGATGAGATGA
- a CDS encoding DUF721 domain-containing protein: MTKSSKRPKMKRPAPVTDLLTALLRGTPAELRLKEGRIWEVWDEAVGDKIAAHAQPAAFREGTLTLHVDSPPWLQQLTYLKKELITKVNEALDQELVKEIQLKSGKVRKPAATSIKKPVRRELSAEEQAWAKEQAESAADPELRAIFESLIRRDKEHRG, encoded by the coding sequence TTGACGAAGAGCAGTAAGCGTCCCAAGATGAAGCGGCCGGCCCCGGTCACCGATCTTCTCACCGCCCTTTTGCGCGGCACCCCCGCCGAGTTGAGGCTCAAGGAGGGGCGCATCTGGGAAGTGTGGGACGAAGCCGTCGGCGACAAGATCGCCGCGCATGCCCAGCCCGCAGCCTTTCGCGAAGGCACCCTCACCCTCCACGTCGACAGTCCTCCCTGGCTGCAGCAACTCACCTACCTGAAGAAAGAGTTGATCACCAAGGTGAACGAAGCCCTGGACCAGGAACTCGTCAAAGAGATCCAGCTCAAGAGCGGCAAAGTCAGAAAGCCGGCCGCCACCAGCATCAAGAAACCCGTCCGGCGGGAACTGAGTGCGGAGGAGCAAGCTTGGGCCAAGGAGCAGGCCGAGTCTGCCGCGGACCCTGAACTGCGCGCCATCTTCGAGAGCCTGATCCGCAGAGACAAAGAACACAGGGGCTAG
- a CDS encoding four helix bundle protein, which yields MDVRSYRDLKVWQVGVELVGQIYEITRSFPKSEVFGLTSQIQRAAVSVPSNIAEGHARGSRREFLHFLTISLGSLAELETQLLIGSRVGYLEAVILDGLLRQCDELGRMLRSLQRSLQSKA from the coding sequence ATGGATGTTCGCAGCTACCGTGACTTAAAGGTGTGGCAGGTTGGGGTGGAACTGGTTGGGCAAATTTATGAAATAACACGCTCGTTTCCCAAATCTGAAGTCTTTGGTTTAACCAGCCAGATACAGAGGGCTGCAGTCTCGGTACCCTCCAACATCGCAGAGGGGCACGCTCGCGGCTCGCGGAGAGAGTTTCTTCATTTTCTGACGATCAGCTTGGGTTCTCTGGCTGAGTTGGAAACTCAGCTCCTGATAGGGTCCAGGGTGGGGTATTTGGAGGCGGTCATACTCGACGGTCTTCTGCGGCAGTGCGACGAACTGGGAAGGATGCTGCGTTCGCTGCAACGTTCACTGCAGTCGAAGGCGTAG
- a CDS encoding tRNA1(Val) (adenine(37)-N6)-methyltransferase, with the protein MQNLNSDLETLDELSGYDLRIIQPRHGYRFSVDPLLLADFSGVRDGESCADLGTGCGVIALLLARLAQNSSVTAIEFQQVMADIANRNVALNGLTERVRIVEDDVLSLKTHFPVDSFDLVVSNPPYRRPGTGKISPRAGRDEARHETSATLADFLAAAKYLVKPSGRICLIYHTCRLAELMAQAAVQKLAPLRLRMVHGNSSMDARMFMIELAKGRTGELKVEPPLMVRGEGSGYSEEKLRIYRGRG; encoded by the coding sequence ATGCAGAACCTAAATTCTGATTTGGAAACTTTGGACGAGTTGTCCGGGTATGACTTGCGGATCATACAGCCGCGACATGGATACCGGTTCTCGGTGGACCCGCTGCTCTTGGCGGACTTCTCCGGGGTCCGCGACGGCGAGTCCTGCGCGGACCTCGGCACCGGCTGCGGGGTGATCGCGCTGCTCCTGGCACGCCTGGCACAAAACTCGTCGGTGACGGCGATCGAGTTCCAACAGGTGATGGCTGACATCGCTAACCGCAACGTCGCGCTGAACGGCCTCACGGAACGGGTACGCATCGTCGAGGATGATGTCCTGTCGCTGAAGACGCATTTCCCGGTGGATAGCTTCGACCTGGTAGTCTCCAATCCCCCCTACCGCCGCCCCGGTACGGGTAAGATCAGCCCCCGCGCCGGACGCGACGAGGCCCGCCACGAAACCAGTGCCACGCTGGCCGATTTCCTGGCTGCGGCTAAGTACCTCGTGAAACCTTCCGGTCGCATCTGCCTCATCTACCATACCTGCCGCCTGGCGGAGTTGATGGCGCAGGCTGCCGTGCAAAAGCTCGCACCGCTGAGACTGCGCATGGTGCACGGCAACAGCTCGATGGATGCCAGGATGTTCATGATCGAGTTGGCTAAGGGGAGAACGGGAGAGCTGAAGGTGGAACCGCCCCTGATGGTCAGAGGCGAGGGGAGCGGTTATTCGGAAGAAAAGCTGAGAATCTATAGAGGCAGGGGCTAG
- the yedF gene encoding sulfurtransferase-like selenium metabolism protein YedF: MNKLDVRGMACPLPVVQVKRALESAQGELHVLLDDGAPRENVKRFAQGRGYQVHEEQLEDGFAFTITGPGVTAAREAIPAPAVAAGPTVMLIGSDRMGDGPEELGRILMKNFIMTLLEMNELPDRIFFVNTGVLLAAEGSEVVETLNELGNRGVEVLSCGICLDFFKKKETLAAGGVTNMFTIAETMLSARSVVRL; the protein is encoded by the coding sequence ATGAACAAGCTTGACGTGAGGGGGATGGCGTGCCCGTTGCCGGTGGTGCAGGTGAAACGGGCGCTCGAGTCGGCGCAGGGTGAGCTGCACGTGCTCTTGGACGACGGCGCGCCGCGCGAGAACGTGAAGCGCTTCGCGCAGGGGCGCGGCTACCAGGTGCACGAGGAGCAGTTGGAAGACGGCTTCGCCTTCACCATCACCGGCCCCGGCGTCACGGCTGCGCGCGAGGCGATACCGGCCCCTGCCGTCGCCGCCGGCCCGACCGTCATGCTGATCGGCTCGGACCGGATGGGGGACGGCCCGGAGGAACTGGGGCGCATCCTGATGAAGAACTTCATCATGACGCTTTTGGAGATGAACGAGCTGCCCGACCGGATCTTCTTCGTCAATACGGGCGTCCTCCTCGCCGCCGAAGGGTCCGAGGTGGTCGAGACGCTGAACGAGCTGGGCAACCGCGGCGTCGAGGTGCTCTCCTGCGGCATCTGCCTCGACTTCTTCAAAAAGAAGGAGACGCTGGCTGCGGGAGGGGTGACCAACATGTTCACCATCGCCGAAACCATGCTCTCGGCACGCTCGGTGGTGCGGCTGTAA
- a CDS encoding KH domain-containing protein has translation MKELVETIARALVDDPTQVRATEELEEETNVIKLTVAKEDMGRIIGKEGRTAKAIRTLLNAVSTKDNKKAILKIVE, from the coding sequence ATGAAAGAGCTTGTTGAGACCATCGCCAGGGCACTCGTAGACGATCCCACCCAGGTGAGAGCAACCGAGGAGTTGGAAGAAGAGACCAACGTAATCAAGCTGACCGTCGCAAAAGAGGACATGGGGCGTATCATCGGCAAGGAGGGTCGCACGGCTAAAGCGATCCGTACTTTGCTCAACGCTGTCTCAACAAAGGATAACAAGAAAGCCATCCTTAAAATCGTAGAGTGA
- the ffh gene encoding signal recognition particle protein yields the protein MFATLSDKLDLVFKKLRGQGVMTEDNVKDALREVRLALLEADVNFKVVKDFIEKVRTRAIGTEVLQSLAPGQQVIKIVHDELVLLMGGSEDNSLDLAAKPPVAIMLVGLQGAGKTTSCGKLAKYLKAQRKKPLLVPADVYRPAAIEQLKVLGRQLDIEVFGSEATQKPLDICRDAHRYATLNGFDVVIFDTAGRHQIDDYLMEELEGIRDELAPREILFVADAMTGQEAVNVAQGFNDRLGITGVILTKLDGDAKGGAALSIKAVTGKPVKFVGLGEKLDALDVFHADRLVSRILGMGDVLTLIEKAQATFDEKEAERLQQKMKKSGQFDLEDFRNQLQQIKKMGSLESIMNLIPGMGKAMKQMQGAQPSEKELKRIEAIIDSMTPKERANHTIINGSRRLRIAKGSGTSVQEVNQLLKRFTEAQKVVKQLQKMGPKGLMKGMKGMGKGMLPF from the coding sequence ATGTTTGCGACTCTTTCCGATAAACTCGACCTGGTCTTCAAGAAGCTCCGCGGCCAGGGGGTGATGACTGAAGACAACGTTAAGGACGCGCTGCGCGAGGTCCGTCTTGCGCTGCTGGAAGCCGACGTTAATTTCAAGGTCGTCAAGGACTTTATCGAAAAGGTGCGCACCCGTGCCATCGGCACCGAGGTGCTGCAGAGCCTTGCCCCCGGGCAGCAGGTGATCAAGATCGTCCACGACGAGCTGGTGCTCCTCATGGGCGGCAGCGAGGACAACTCGCTGGACCTGGCGGCCAAGCCGCCGGTGGCGATCATGCTGGTCGGTCTGCAGGGCGCCGGTAAGACGACTTCGTGCGGCAAGCTGGCCAAGTACCTCAAGGCGCAGAGGAAAAAACCGCTGCTGGTTCCGGCCGACGTGTACCGCCCGGCCGCTATCGAGCAGTTGAAGGTGCTCGGCCGTCAGCTCGACATCGAGGTGTTCGGCTCGGAGGCGACCCAGAAGCCGCTGGATATCTGCCGCGACGCACATCGCTACGCGACCCTGAACGGTTTCGACGTCGTCATCTTCGATACCGCCGGCCGCCACCAGATCGACGATTACCTGATGGAGGAGCTGGAAGGGATCCGCGACGAGCTCGCCCCGCGCGAGATCCTGTTCGTCGCCGACGCCATGACCGGCCAGGAAGCGGTCAACGTGGCCCAGGGCTTCAACGACCGCCTCGGCATCACCGGCGTCATCCTGACCAAGCTCGACGGCGACGCCAAGGGCGGCGCGGCGCTTTCCATCAAGGCGGTCACCGGCAAACCCGTTAAATTTGTGGGCTTGGGCGAAAAGCTGGACGCGCTGGACGTGTTCCACGCCGACCGCCTGGTTTCCCGCATCCTCGGCATGGGCGACGTCCTTACCCTGATCGAGAAGGCGCAGGCCACCTTCGACGAGAAGGAAGCCGAGCGTCTGCAGCAGAAGATGAAGAAGAGCGGGCAGTTCGACCTCGAGGACTTCAGAAACCAGCTGCAGCAGATCAAGAAGATGGGCTCGCTCGAGTCGATCATGAACCTGATCCCCGGCATGGGGAAGGCGATGAAGCAGATGCAGGGCGCCCAGCCTTCCGAGAAGGAGCTGAAAAGAATCGAGGCCATCATCGATTCGATGACTCCCAAGGAGCGCGCCAACCATACCATCATCAACGGCAGTCGCCGTCTGAGGATCGCCAAGGGTAGCGGCACCAGCGTTCAGGAAGTAAACCAGCTTCTGAAGCGTTTCACGGAAGCTCAGAAGGTCGTCAAACAGTTACAGAAGATGGGGCCGAAAGGTCTTATGAAAGGGATGAAAGGCATGGGTAAAGGGATGCTCCCCTTTTAA
- a CDS encoding YfhO family protein: protein MTERRKETLVILGLFALLIMLFSRILFTHQIIRAPDILNEFYWGVRSMSDQPLAKLLSVNLSSAGWDMYTNSGFTNEGGGVAGNFLFTQKLIFWLFPRPASIAWYIVFHFFVGAAGVYCYCRLIGASRFASFLGGLIFVVAPENASLINAGHVMKIATISITPWAFYFFERGLQNKRVIFFLTSGIVLAFQFFHGHWQVAYYTCLAIGVYGIARSVGIIVKEPGGKKEIMRLLGLNTVLLVFFLTTVSISLLPLANWAKDTNRSGNAGGRVTASAGDVRQTNAVMNREEAMSWSLPPEEIAAFVIPGMFGLSRQEGGENPKNIESYYWGRMVFTQTVSYMGLLPWLLLPLPLIFRRDRYTWLALSAVVVGILFSMGKYTPFYNLLFDYFPGINRFRVPKMIMFIPVMGLGVLSALAVDLLLDPAVRTSRAFKRYVIGVVVLPIVLLVLVGVEVTTGNFWVNKFIDIIGQPTRYEPQSDKLVLQRWNNLINETWIAAGLAAIFAVVFAMYQRGKLAAKMLPFVLIGLFLVDTGRVNSKFMFLVDEPHKAATVQAPDIAFLAKQPKEFRALPLGGDPMPYIASRIPVMFTSNPVQQQRWQEFLDNFNLASTMPDILNVRYVVATKEQYEQDKAALAGKYVPVFTSPNGAMMVLENKTVLPKAWLAPVAVQVQNPADVLGALQNPQFQPSIIAIVESPPPIPMLGPGATLPGTGPGQVRINKYEAEKIDLDAAVTMNSMLVMGEKYYKGWKATVDGKIAEIYPVNHVLRGIYLTPGMHKVEMVFDPTPFKIGKYLTLVSFAVFALFLGREVWLARRAKGAGA, encoded by the coding sequence ATGACAGAACGAAGAAAAGAAACACTGGTTATCCTTGGACTTTTTGCACTGCTGATAATGCTTTTCTCTAGGATCCTCTTCACCCATCAGATAATTCGAGCCCCTGATATCCTCAATGAGTTCTACTGGGGGGTCCGTAGCATGTCTGACCAACCCTTAGCAAAGCTGCTGAGCGTAAATCTGTCCAGTGCTGGTTGGGATATGTACACCAACTCAGGGTTTACCAACGAGGGAGGGGGGGTTGCAGGAAACTTCTTGTTTACCCAGAAGTTGATCTTCTGGCTCTTTCCGCGTCCGGCCAGCATTGCCTGGTACATTGTTTTTCACTTCTTTGTTGGGGCTGCTGGTGTCTACTGTTACTGCCGGCTCATCGGGGCGAGCCGCTTCGCCTCTTTCCTCGGCGGACTGATTTTCGTCGTGGCGCCGGAAAATGCCTCACTTATCAATGCTGGGCACGTGATGAAGATAGCTACCATCTCCATCACTCCCTGGGCCTTCTACTTTTTCGAGCGAGGACTTCAAAACAAGCGCGTCATATTTTTTCTTACCTCAGGGATTGTCCTTGCTTTCCAGTTTTTCCATGGGCACTGGCAGGTTGCATACTACACCTGTCTCGCCATCGGCGTGTATGGTATTGCCCGTTCGGTGGGAATCATTGTGAAGGAACCCGGAGGGAAGAAGGAGATCATGAGGCTGCTGGGCCTCAACACGGTGCTCCTTGTTTTCTTCCTGACTACTGTATCCATTTCTTTGCTGCCCCTTGCCAACTGGGCAAAAGACACCAACCGGAGCGGCAATGCTGGCGGCCGCGTTACTGCTAGCGCTGGTGATGTCCGCCAAACAAACGCCGTGATGAACAGGGAAGAAGCGATGTCGTGGTCGCTCCCCCCAGAGGAGATCGCTGCGTTTGTCATTCCCGGGATGTTCGGCCTGTCTCGGCAGGAAGGCGGTGAAAACCCGAAGAACATAGAGTCTTATTACTGGGGCAGGATGGTTTTCACTCAAACCGTGAGCTACATGGGACTCCTGCCATGGCTTTTGTTGCCCTTGCCGCTCATCTTCCGGCGCGACCGCTACACCTGGCTCGCGCTGTCGGCTGTGGTGGTGGGGATCCTGTTTTCGATGGGGAAATATACCCCCTTCTACAACCTGCTCTTTGACTACTTCCCCGGCATCAACCGGTTCCGGGTGCCCAAGATGATCATGTTCATCCCGGTTATGGGGCTTGGTGTTCTCTCCGCGCTCGCGGTTGATCTCCTGCTCGATCCGGCGGTGCGCACCAGCCGCGCCTTCAAGCGCTATGTCATCGGGGTGGTAGTACTTCCGATAGTGCTGCTGGTGTTGGTCGGCGTGGAGGTGACCACCGGCAACTTCTGGGTCAACAAGTTCATCGACATCATCGGCCAGCCGACCCGATACGAGCCGCAGAGCGACAAACTCGTGCTGCAGCGTTGGAACAACCTCATCAACGAGACATGGATCGCCGCAGGTCTTGCCGCCATCTTCGCCGTGGTTTTTGCCATGTACCAGCGTGGCAAGCTGGCGGCCAAGATGCTTCCCTTCGTGCTGATCGGCCTGTTTCTGGTGGATACCGGCAGGGTCAACTCTAAGTTCATGTTTTTGGTGGACGAGCCGCATAAGGCGGCCACTGTGCAAGCGCCCGATATTGCTTTTCTGGCTAAGCAACCTAAAGAGTTCCGTGCTCTGCCCCTCGGAGGGGATCCGATGCCGTACATCGCTTCGCGGATCCCTGTGATGTTCACCTCCAATCCAGTACAGCAGCAACGCTGGCAGGAGTTTTTGGATAACTTCAACCTCGCCTCCACGATGCCCGACATCCTGAACGTGCGCTACGTGGTGGCGACCAAGGAGCAGTACGAGCAGGACAAGGCAGCGCTCGCGGGCAAGTACGTCCCGGTCTTCACCTCTCCCAACGGCGCGATGATGGTGCTGGAGAACAAGACCGTGCTGCCCAAGGCGTGGCTCGCTCCGGTGGCGGTGCAGGTTCAGAATCCGGCCGATGTTCTGGGTGCGCTGCAGAATCCGCAGTTCCAGCCCAGCATCATTGCCATCGTCGAGTCCCCCCCGCCGATACCGATGTTGGGTCCCGGCGCCACGCTGCCGGGTACCGGCCCCGGGCAGGTGCGTATCAACAAGTACGAGGCGGAAAAGATCGATCTCGACGCCGCGGTGACGATGAACTCGATGTTGGTGATGGGCGAGAAGTACTACAAGGGGTGGAAGGCGACCGTTGACGGCAAGATCGCGGAGATTTATCCGGTGAACCACGTGTTGCGCGGAATATACCTCACCCCGGGCATGCACAAAGTCGAGATGGTCTTCGATCCGACGCCGTTCAAGATCGGCAAGTACCTGACCCTGGTCTCCTTCGCCGTCTTCGCCCTCTTCCTCGGGCGCGAGGTGTGGCTGGCGCGCCGCGCGAAAGGGGCGGGGGCTTAA
- the rpsP gene encoding 30S ribosomal protein S16: MAIKIRLARAGAKKKPFYQVVVADCRSRRDGRFIENVGTYDPNRNPAVYNLEEGKTLEWLGKGAQPTDTVKQILKKTGIWEKFVAPAA, translated from the coding sequence ATGGCAATAAAGATCAGACTTGCACGTGCGGGCGCTAAGAAGAAACCCTTTTACCAGGTAGTAGTTGCTGACTGCCGCAGCCGCAGGGACGGGCGCTTCATCGAGAACGTCGGTACCTACGACCCGAACAGGAACCCGGCGGTGTACAACCTGGAAGAAGGGAAGACTCTGGAGTGGCTCGGCAAGGGCGCTCAGCCGACCGACACCGTCAAGCAGATCCTGAAGAAGACCGGCATCTGGGAGAAGTTCGTCGCCCCTGCCGCTTAA